In one window of Ruminococcus albus AD2013 DNA:
- a CDS encoding type 1 glutamine amidotransferase: protein MEKLKILHMYPAMLDLYGDSGNVEILSYRCKMRGIETEVFKHDLGDKNTDFSGVDIVYLGGGADFEQQLLADDLLGLKDEIRKAYESGVYFLMICGGYQLMGQYYKDSNGKKIPGLGLFDYYTVASTNKRERCIGNIVVETTLGDEKYKVIGFENHGGQTTNVTSPFGKVLAGNGNEFASSIEGYTEKNVTATYLHGPLLSKNPKLADHIISYCMTRKTGSAYTPAPINDKLEDECRKVLLERLLKN from the coding sequence ATGGAAAAACTGAAAATACTGCATATGTACCCCGCCATGCTCGACCTTTACGGCGACAGCGGAAATGTTGAAATACTTTCCTACCGCTGCAAAATGCGGGGTATTGAGACCGAAGTTTTCAAGCACGACCTGGGTGACAAAAACACCGATTTTTCGGGTGTGGATATAGTATACCTCGGAGGCGGTGCCGACTTTGAACAGCAGCTTCTGGCAGATGACCTGCTGGGTCTGAAAGACGAGATACGCAAGGCTTACGAAAGCGGCGTGTACTTCCTGATGATATGCGGCGGCTATCAGCTGATGGGTCAATACTATAAGGATTCAAACGGCAAGAAGATACCCGGTCTGGGTCTGTTCGATTATTACACCGTGGCTTCCACCAACAAGCGTGAAAGATGCATAGGTAATATCGTAGTTGAGACCACTCTCGGCGATGAAAAATATAAGGTCATCGGCTTTGAAAATCACGGCGGACAGACTACGAATGTGACTTCACCTTTCGGTAAAGTTCTCGCGGGCAACGGTAACGAATTTGCAAGCAGTATCGAGGGCTACACTGAGAAAAATGTCACCGCTACCTATCTCCACGGACCGCTTCTCTCGAAAAATCCCAAGCTTGCAGACCATATAATATCCTACTGCATGACGAGAAAAACAGGCAGTGCATACACTCCCGCACCCATAAACGATAAGCTTGAAGACGAGTGCCGCAAGGTGCTTCTGGAAAGGCTTCTCAAAAACTAA
- a CDS encoding MurT ligase domain-containing protein, with protein MSIKNTLTIWFGKLMVKTLHLLGRDAGNAPGLVLWELNKDCLKAFKVDCPIIAVTGTNGKTSVTNYLNHIFESTGKKIITNKQGNNLDTGITSLLLQNCDMKGRVKADYLVLEVDESHVPVIFSKMKLETLVLLNFFRDQLDRNGEVETLILKVKKFLETYEGNVVLNADDPNVSRLGLANPNNKNIYYFSVDRYAGATDKPYEVGEGKFCPKCGTELVYDYYQYSHVGKFKCPKCGFGDVKPYITAKNVKLDVPSVEFEGEEYKISHNSIYYVYNLSAVYTAANLYNFDKKVLHETFEKFEVNNGRLEKFSVDGSELLVNLAKNPVGANMTLRVMNEHKGEKELLFVLNDNLADGHDVSWIWDINFSVFNDVSRVVTSGTRAYDIAIRIKCSGYDPDKIVVRPDLDDAMDEFFKNKGCKYAIANYTAIQPTRAAIKRYKAKTEGGQG; from the coding sequence ATGAGTATAAAAAATACGCTGACCATCTGGTTCGGCAAACTTATGGTAAAAACACTGCACCTGCTGGGCAGGGACGCGGGCAACGCACCGGGTCTCGTGCTCTGGGAGCTGAATAAAGACTGTCTTAAAGCTTTCAAGGTTGACTGCCCCATAATAGCAGTAACAGGCACTAACGGAAAAACTTCCGTTACAAATTACCTGAACCACATTTTTGAAAGCACAGGCAAGAAAATAATCACAAACAAGCAGGGCAATAATCTTGACACGGGTATAACCTCACTGCTTTTACAGAACTGCGATATGAAAGGCAGGGTAAAGGCAGATTATCTTGTGCTTGAAGTCGATGAGAGCCATGTGCCCGTCATTTTCTCGAAGATGAAGCTTGAAACGCTGGTACTGCTGAATTTCTTCCGTGACCAGCTTGACAGAAACGGCGAGGTGGAGACCCTTATACTTAAAGTAAAGAAATTTTTGGAGACCTACGAGGGCAATGTGGTGCTGAATGCGGACGACCCAAATGTTTCCAGACTTGGTCTTGCAAACCCTAACAACAAGAACATCTACTATTTCAGCGTTGACCGCTATGCAGGCGCAACCGATAAACCATATGAAGTCGGTGAGGGAAAATTCTGTCCGAAATGCGGCACCGAACTTGTTTACGATTACTACCAGTACTCCCATGTGGGTAAGTTCAAATGTCCCAAATGCGGCTTTGGCGATGTAAAGCCCTACATCACCGCAAAGAATGTCAAGCTTGATGTCCCATCGGTTGAATTCGAGGGCGAGGAGTACAAGATAAGCCACAACAGCATCTACTACGTCTATAATCTTTCTGCTGTCTACACCGCGGCTAACCTTTATAATTTCGATAAAAAAGTCCTTCATGAGACGTTCGAGAAGTTTGAAGTCAACAACGGCAGACTTGAAAAATTCAGCGTTGACGGCAGTGAGCTTCTTGTAAATCTTGCGAAAAATCCCGTGGGTGCAAACATGACCCTGAGAGTTATGAACGAGCACAAGGGTGAAAAAGAACTGCTTTTCGTACTCAACGATAACCTTGCGGACGGTCATGACGTTTCGTGGATATGGGATATAAATTTCTCCGTATTCAACGATGTTTCACGAGTTGTCACCAGCGGCACAAGGGCTTATGATATCGCTATCAGGATAAAATGCTCGGGATACGACCCCGACAAGATAGTCGTAAGACCCGACCTTGACGATGCAATGGACGAGTTTTTCAAAAACAAGGGCTGCAAATATGCCATAGCAAATTACACCGCTATACAGCCCACACGCGCAGCGATAAAGCGCTATAAAGCAAAGACCGAAGGAGGGCAGGGCTGA
- a CDS encoding LacI family DNA-binding transcriptional regulator — MSATIKDVAREAGVSVATVSRVLNGNCNVSEDSASRVNDAIKKLHYSPNFLGRNLRKCETNVILCIMPTSEHSLYSKIVTGMQRYASKLGYDIITAFSDNTATAEARQMNMLFNRTVDGVVLLGTMYDADSLNKLAQNYDIALCCEGVPGADVLTVAVDDESGAFDAVTALIEKGHRDIAFLGTKSEAISSTARENGYKKALEKAGIPFREELVYRDSYEYNCGTDAMNYFAGLEKRPTAVFAVSDLLAIAVIHRAYELGIEVGKDISVMGFDNITMCEMMLPTVSTVEQPCFKMGELVIEKLIKNIHSAKKDNNYYTVDHKVIMRQSTGD; from the coding sequence ATGAGCGCTACTATCAAGGACGTTGCAAGAGAAGCAGGGGTATCTGTTGCTACGGTTTCAAGGGTACTCAACGGAAACTGTAATGTTTCAGAGGATTCGGCTTCCAGGGTAAATGACGCTATCAAGAAACTGCATTATTCTCCGAATTTTCTCGGCAGGAACCTGAGAAAATGCGAGACGAATGTTATTCTCTGCATAATGCCTACATCTGAACACTCGCTGTATTCAAAAATTGTTACGGGTATGCAGAGGTATGCTTCAAAGCTGGGTTACGATATCATCACAGCGTTTTCGGATAACACCGCAACTGCCGAGGCAAGGCAGATGAATATGCTTTTCAACAGGACGGTTGACGGCGTGGTTCTGCTGGGTACGATGTACGATGCGGACTCACTGAATAAACTTGCACAGAATTACGATATCGCCCTTTGCTGTGAGGGCGTGCCCGGGGCAGATGTGCTGACGGTTGCTGTGGATGATGAAAGCGGAGCTTTTGATGCGGTTACTGCCCTTATCGAAAAGGGTCACAGGGATATCGCTTTTCTTGGTACGAAATCGGAGGCTATATCTTCAACTGCCCGCGAGAACGGCTACAAGAAAGCACTTGAAAAGGCGGGGATACCTTTCCGCGAGGAACTTGTTTACCGTGACAGCTATGAATATAACTGCGGCACTGATGCTATGAACTATTTTGCAGGTCTTGAAAAAAGACCCACTGCTGTATTTGCTGTATCCGACCTGCTGGCTATTGCGGTTATACACCGTGCTTACGAACTTGGCATAGAGGTGGGCAAGGATATCTCTGTCATGGGATTTGACAATATCACCATGTGCGAGATGATGCTGCCTACCGTATCGACTGTTGAACAGCCATGTTTCAAGATGGGTGAGCTTGTCATCGAGAAGCTTATAAAGAATATCCATTCTGCCAAGAAGGACAATAACTATTACACCGTTGACCACAAAGTTATAATGAGGCAGTCCACAGGGGACTGA
- a CDS encoding endonuclease V — protein MSEEINTEDMEQMQEKFRAVQEELGGKISCTDSFDINRIKTVAGIDLAYWKDENDREQAVCCIVVIDYKTHEVIEKKHFGGKIDVPYMPGFLAFRELPLILETVKLLENIPDIYVFDGNGYLHPRHMGIASHASFYLERPTFGIAKTYFRADKKTDYTEPSPESGSFTDIVIGGEVYGRALRTHTGVRPVFVSVGNNISLDSACNIALDLTDKESHIPIPTRLADLDTHVMREKLRSQN, from the coding sequence ATGTCAGAAGAGATAAATACCGAAGACATGGAACAGATGCAGGAAAAATTCCGCGCCGTACAGGAAGAACTAGGCGGAAAGATATCATGCACTGACAGCTTCGATATCAATAGAATAAAGACTGTTGCAGGCATCGACCTTGCTTACTGGAAAGATGAAAATGACCGTGAACAGGCTGTCTGCTGTATCGTGGTCATAGACTATAAAACTCATGAGGTCATTGAAAAAAAGCATTTCGGCGGAAAGATCGACGTTCCGTATATGCCCGGATTTCTGGCATTCAGAGAACTCCCGCTGATACTGGAGACGGTGAAACTGCTTGAAAACATCCCCGATATATACGTTTTTGACGGCAACGGGTATCTTCACCCGCGGCACATGGGCATAGCTTCTCATGCTTCCTTTTATCTTGAAAGACCGACATTCGGCATAGCCAAAACATATTTCCGTGCCGACAAAAAGACCGATTATACCGAGCCATCACCCGAAAGCGGAAGCTTCACCGATATCGTGATAGGGGGCGAGGTCTACGGCAGAGCACTGAGGACACATACAGGTGTACGCCCTGTTTTCGTATCTGTCGGCAATAATATATCACTTGATAGTGCCTGCAATATCGCACTTGATCTCACCGACAAAGAGAGCCATATCCCCATACCCACAAGGCTCGCCGATCTTGATACCCATGTGATGCGTGAAAAACTGAGATCACAGAACTGA
- a CDS encoding NUDIX hydrolase, whose amino-acid sequence MSGYISDMRKLVGHRTLIQCAGSVICVDDKGRLLLGRRTDNHLWGYAGGSVEIDEKIEDCAKRELFEETGIIADELELFCINSGKEAHYIYPNGDEVSNVEIIYICKKYHGELRPQEEEIEELRFFRPEEITLNMISPPIRPVFEKYLSGIL is encoded by the coding sequence ATGAGCGGTTATATTTCCGATATGCGAAAGCTAGTAGGGCACAGGACACTGATCCAGTGTGCCGGAAGCGTGATATGTGTTGATGACAAGGGCAGACTTCTCCTTGGCAGACGCACCGACAATCATCTGTGGGGATACGCAGGGGGTTCTGTTGAGATAGATGAAAAGATCGAAGACTGCGCAAAGCGTGAGCTTTTCGAGGAAACAGGCATCATCGCCGACGAGCTTGAATTGTTCTGCATCAACTCGGGCAAAGAGGCGCACTACATCTACCCCAACGGCGATGAAGTTTCAAACGTCGAGATAATATATATCTGCAAAAAATATCACGGTGAGTTGAGACCGCAGGAAGAAGAGATAGAAGAACTCCGGTTCTTCCGCCCCGAGGAAATAACCCTTAATATGATATCCCCGCCCATACGTCCCGTTTTTGAAAAATACCTGAGCGGGATACTTTAG